One genomic window of Camelina sativa cultivar DH55 chromosome 5, Cs, whole genome shotgun sequence includes the following:
- the LOC104785713 gene encoding uncharacterized protein LOC104785713 has protein sequence MEKPDDFWIPKKSNKESSWEELAFAEDDAAGSLWPPRSYTCSFCRREFRSAQALGGHMNVHRRDRARLKQADDQYLFSKSSSPPEYPSHNDSDDIRETSCYTLVFNSKPNYFKTQHSCVIDLSSSSSLPYLTPRVSSGLPEKQNTSSSSPSFVVEPSKNSKKIPSSPWPCPSTFVEQKRCDLYEIPVMEGDKKRKIESDMPRNEHKAKLGLGNSTDLSVSMNLVIHQSFPITAHGSDDEIERGDICKRRRRHESPSQPSIFISSLSCKSDIITRKEEIKHKGDRFQELDLELRLGTDPPKGN, from the coding sequence ATGGAGAAACCTGATGACTTCTGGATCCCCAAGAAAAGCAACAAAGAATCATCATGGGAAGAGCTGGCTTTCGCGGAAGACGATGCTGCCGGATCTTTGTGGCCGCCGAGATCTTACACGTGTAGCTTCTGCCGGAGAGAGTTTAGATCGGCTCAAGCCCTCGGTGGCCACATGAACGTTCACCGAAGAGACAGAGCACGGCTTAAGCAAGCCGACGACCAATACTTATTCTCCAAATCTTCTTCACCTCCGGAGTATCCATCTCATAACGATAGCGATGATATTCGTGAAACCTCTTGCTATACTTTGGTTTTTAACTCAAAACCTAATTATTTTAAGACTCAACACTCTTGTGTTATTGacctttcttcgtcttcttctttaccaTATTTGACTCCTAGGGTTTCTTCTGGTTTgcctgaaaaacaaaatacttcttcctcttctccttctttcgtTGTAGAGCCTTCCAAGAACTCAAAAAAAATTCCCTCTTCCCCATGGCCGTGCCCGAGTACCTTTGTGGAGCAAAAGCGTTGTGATCTATATGAAATTCCGGTTATGGAAGgagacaagaagagaaagatcgAGAGTGATATGCCAAGAAACGAGCACAAAGCAAAACTTGGTCTTGGAAATAGCACCGATCTCTCTGTGAGCATGAATCTGGTCATCCACCAGAGTTTTCCGATTACTGCTCACGGCAGCGATGATGAGATCGAGAGGGGTGATATATGTAAGAGAAGACGAAGGCATGAGAGTCCATCGCAGCCATCGATTTTCATTTCAAGTTTATCTTGTAAGAGTGACATTATTACAAGAAAAGAGGAGATCAAACACAAGGGTGATCGCTTTCAGGAGTTAGACCTTGAGCTTAGGCTAGGGACAGATCCACCAAAGGGAAATTGA